The Synechococcus sp. M16.1 genome includes the window TGTTGGGGGGCTCAGTCGCCCTGTCCATCCATGTCGTGCTGACCTTCTTTCGGATGCACGGACTGGCGCTGACCCTTGCTTTTGTGGCGTTTTGGCTGATCTGCGTGACGGCCTACTTCCGTTGGCAGGGCAAGCACAGCCGAAAGCCCACTGAGGCTTGGAGAGAACGACAATCGGCCTGAAGCAAGTCACACGGTTATGCAAACCGTTCAGTGCTGCATCTGATTGAGGAACCTGCGGCTGCGTTCCTCCCTGGCATTGCTGAAAAAGGTCTCTGGATCGGAGGTCTCCACCACCTGGCCCCGATCCATGAACATCACCCGATCCGCCACCTCACGGGCAAATCCAAGTTCGTGGGTGACCACCACCATCGTCATGCCGCCTTTCGCCAGCTTGCGCATCGCATCCAACACCTCCTTCACCCGCTCCGGATCCAAGGCACTGGTGGGCTCATCGAACAGCATCACCTCAGGATCCAGGGCCAGAGCCCGGGCGATCGCCACCCGCTGCTGCTGACCACCGCTGAGCTGCGCCGGGTACTTGTGGGCCTGCTCGCGAATGCCCATCTGGTCAAGGAGATCTATTGCCCGCTGCTCGGCAGCCGCCTTGGCACGCTGTTGCACCTTGATCAGGGCAAGGGTGATGTTGTCGAGGATGGAAAGGTGAGGGAAAAGGTTGAACTGCTGAAACACCATCCCCACGCGCTTGCGGATCTCCCGCACCTGACGTTCTGCATGGGTGGCGTCCAAGCGAACCCCAAGCACATCCAAGGCGCCGCCATCCAACGACTCCAGACCATTGAACGTACGAATCAGCGTGCTCTTGCCAGAGCCGGAAGGCCCCATCACCACCAGCACTTCGCCGCTGTTCACCTCAAGGGTGACGCCATCGAGAGCTCGAACCCCTTGGGAATAGCTCTTGACCAGATCAGTGGCACGAATGGCGACAGTCATGAAGCGGAGCGGGCAGGGTCAAGCTGAACTTCCAGGTGGCGGGCCAGCAGCGCCATGGCGGT containing:
- a CDS encoding amino acid ABC transporter ATP-binding protein, translated to MTVAIRATDLVKSYSQGVRALDGVTLEVNSGEVLVVMGPSGSGKSTLIRTFNGLESLDGGALDVLGVRLDATHAERQVREIRKRVGMVFQQFNLFPHLSILDNITLALIKVQQRAKAAAEQRAIDLLDQMGIREQAHKYPAQLSGGQQQRVAIARALALDPEVMLFDEPTSALDPERVKEVLDAMRKLAKGGMTMVVVTHELGFAREVADRVMFMDRGQVVETSDPETFFSNAREERSRRFLNQMQH